Proteins encoded within one genomic window of Terriglobales bacterium:
- a CDS encoding amidohydrolase, whose product MRKAAFCLLLTTAAAFAQTEGRPAASLIITNAKVWTVDSNQPKAEAVAVLGDRIVAVGTASQVDAWRGAETRVVDAGGKLVLPGFNDAHVHFIAGGLQLDSVDLKDADSPQEFARRVAARARRAPKEWITGGDWDEQKWDPPQLPARALIDAETPDTPVFVSRYDGHEALANSVALRLAGITSATLDPAGGEIVRDPSGKPTGILKDAALAMVERVIPPLSRERRIRAALRALGHAASLGVTSVQDMNPDFADVAAYSELAEQGRLTSRIYAAPVIARWQEQARVGLRRAFGSPYLRMGAVKGYADGSLGSSTAYFFDPYIDQPNSRGLLSSDMQPESKMLAYMTGADAAGLQLCIHAIGDAAISKVLDMFTTVGARRSANDRRWRIEHAQHMAPGDFERFARLKVIASVQPYHAIDDGRWAEKRIGPERIKTTYAFKTFLDHGVRLALGTDWTVAPLNPMETIYAAVTRATLDGQNPNGWLPEQKLTVAEAVEAYTLGSAYAEFQDAEKGTITAGKLADMVVLSDDIFTIRKEAIRDVRVETTIVGGKVVFTRAPAR is encoded by the coding sequence ATGAGAAAAGCTGCCTTCTGCCTCCTGCTCACCACCGCCGCCGCCTTCGCGCAAACCGAGGGTCGCCCGGCCGCGTCGCTCATCATCACCAACGCCAAGGTCTGGACGGTGGACTCGAACCAGCCCAAGGCCGAAGCCGTCGCCGTGCTCGGCGACCGAATCGTGGCCGTCGGCACGGCGTCGCAGGTGGACGCATGGCGCGGCGCCGAAACCAGGGTCGTCGATGCCGGCGGCAAGCTCGTGCTGCCCGGCTTCAACGACGCCCACGTGCACTTCATCGCCGGCGGCCTTCAGCTCGACAGCGTTGACCTGAAGGACGCCGACTCGCCGCAGGAATTCGCGCGGCGCGTTGCCGCTCGCGCCCGTCGCGCACCCAAAGAATGGATCACCGGCGGCGACTGGGACGAGCAGAAGTGGGACCCCCCGCAATTGCCTGCGCGCGCGCTGATCGATGCGGAAACGCCTGACACACCCGTCTTCGTTTCGCGCTACGACGGTCACGAGGCGCTGGCCAACTCCGTGGCGCTGAGGCTGGCAGGCATCACCTCGGCGACCCTCGACCCGGCGGGCGGCGAGATCGTGCGCGACCCGAGCGGCAAGCCGACCGGCATCCTGAAAGACGCGGCGCTTGCCATGGTGGAGCGCGTCATTCCGCCGCTCTCGCGCGAGCGCCGCATTCGCGCCGCGCTGCGCGCGCTCGGCCACGCCGCGTCACTGGGCGTGACCAGCGTGCAGGACATGAATCCTGACTTCGCCGACGTCGCCGCCTACAGTGAACTGGCCGAGCAGGGACGGCTCACGTCGCGCATCTACGCCGCGCCGGTGATCGCGCGCTGGCAGGAGCAGGCGCGCGTGGGCCTGCGCCGCGCCTTCGGCTCGCCGTATCTGCGAATGGGCGCGGTGAAGGGCTACGCCGACGGCTCGCTGGGCAGCTCCACCGCCTACTTCTTCGATCCCTACATCGACCAGCCCAACTCGCGCGGCCTGCTCTCCAGCGACATGCAGCCCGAATCGAAGATGCTCGCCTACATGACCGGCGCCGATGCGGCCGGGCTCCAGCTCTGCATTCACGCCATCGGCGACGCGGCCATCTCCAAGGTGCTGGACATGTTTACGACGGTCGGCGCGCGGCGCAGCGCCAACGACCGCCGCTGGCGCATCGAGCACGCCCAGCACATGGCGCCGGGTGATTTCGAGCGCTTCGCCAGGCTCAAGGTCATCGCGTCGGTGCAGCCCTATCACGCCATTGACGACGGCCGCTGGGCGGAAAAGCGCATCGGCCCCGAGCGCATCAAGACGACGTACGCCTTCAAGACCTTCCTGGACCACGGCGTGCGGCTGGCGCTGGGTACCGACTGGACGGTGGCGCCGCTCAACCCGATGGAGACCATCTACGCCGCCGTGACCCGCGCCACGCTCGACGGCCAGAACCCCAACGGCTGGCTGCCGGAGCAGAAGCTCACCGTAGCCGAGGCCGTCGAGGCCTACACGCTGGGCTCGGCTTACGCCGAATTCCAGGACGCGGAGAAGGGAACCATCACGGCCGGCAAGCTGGCCGACATGGTGGTCCTGAGCGACGACATCTTCACCATCCGCAAGGAAGCCATCCGCGACGTGCGGGTGGAGACGACGATCGTCGGCGGCAAGGTGGTGTTCACGCGAGCGCCGGCGCGGTAA
- the lysA gene encoding diaminopimelate decarboxylase produces MSAFTCGERAPGFVYRGRGPGELHAERVPLARLAQKFGTPLYVYSATAIRERYAAFDAAFGAAPHTVCYSVKANSSLAVLRMLARLGSGFDVVSGGELERVRRAAPKAPGRVVFSGVGKTAGEMDAALKARILLFNVESESELALLAARAGLAKRVAPVALRVNPDVPAETHPYIATGLREHKFGVAMTEAERLYDRARDERRLQVAGVSVHIGSQITAVAPFAAAMERVAGLVRRLRQRGHDIRYVDAGGGLGISYASKGEAEGGRPSSDLDGDFAAWVAAYAQAIVGPLRGLGVHLLLEPGRAIVGPTGALVTRVLYVKRNGNKRFVVVDAAMNDLIRPSLYGAHHEIVPVVRGAADVGTFDVVGPVCETGDFFARDRRLPEPREGDLVALLDAGAYGMPLASNYNTRGRAAEVMVEGSKARLVRRRETVKDLLRVEL; encoded by the coding sequence ATGTCAGCCTTCACATGTGGCGAGCGTGCCCCGGGTTTCGTGTATCGCGGACGCGGCCCCGGGGAGCTTCACGCCGAGCGCGTGCCGCTGGCGCGGCTGGCGCAGAAGTTCGGAACGCCGCTCTATGTCTATTCGGCGACGGCGATCCGCGAGCGCTACGCGGCGTTTGACGCGGCGTTCGGCGCGGCGCCTCACACCGTCTGTTACTCGGTGAAGGCGAACTCCAGCCTGGCGGTCCTGCGCATGCTTGCCCGGCTGGGCAGCGGCTTCGACGTGGTTTCGGGCGGCGAGTTGGAGCGCGTGCGGCGCGCCGCCCCGAAGGCGCCGGGCCGCGTGGTTTTTTCCGGCGTTGGGAAAACTGCCGGGGAAATGGATGCGGCCCTGAAGGCGCGCATTCTGCTGTTCAACGTGGAGAGCGAGAGCGAACTGGCCCTGCTGGCGGCGCGGGCCGGGCTCGCGAAGCGCGTGGCGCCGGTGGCGCTGCGGGTGAACCCTGATGTTCCGGCGGAAACGCATCCTTACATCGCTACCGGACTGCGTGAACACAAGTTCGGCGTGGCCATGACCGAGGCGGAGCGCCTCTACGATCGGGCCCGCGACGAGCGCCGGCTGCAGGTGGCGGGAGTGAGCGTGCACATCGGCTCTCAGATCACCGCAGTGGCGCCCTTCGCAGCCGCCATGGAGCGCGTTGCCGGGCTGGTGCGGCGGCTGCGCCAGCGCGGGCACGACATTCGCTACGTCGACGCCGGCGGCGGGCTCGGGATTTCCTATGCGTCGAAAGGAGAGGCCGAGGGCGGCCGGCCTTCATCGGACCTCGACGGTGACTTCGCCGCCTGGGTCGCGGCCTACGCGCAGGCCATTGTCGGCCCGCTGCGCGGACTCGGTGTGCACCTGCTGCTCGAGCCGGGACGCGCCATCGTCGGACCGACCGGGGCCCTCGTCACTCGCGTTCTCTACGTGAAGCGCAACGGCAACAAGCGCTTTGTCGTGGTTGACGCTGCCATGAACGACCTGATCCGCCCCTCACTCTACGGCGCGCACCACGAGATTGTCCCGGTCGTGCGCGGCGCGGCCGATGTCGGAACGTTCGATGTGGTGGGGCCTGTCTGCGAGACGGGAGACTTCTTCGCCCGCGACCGGCGTCTCCCCGAGCCGCGCGAGGGCGACCTGGTCGCGCTGCTCGACGCCGGCGCCTACGGCATGCCGCTGGCCTCCAACTACAACACCCGCGGCCGGGCCGCTGAAGTCATGGTCGAGGGGTCGAAGGCCCGGCTGGTGAGGCGAAGGGAGACGGTGAAGGACCTGCTGAGGGTGGAGCTCTGA
- a CDS encoding MEDS domain-containing protein, whose amino-acid sequence MLSVPHVASFRTGDHICLFYRNADERAATLVPFVQVGLLLNERCVCILPPDEALGLKEALAQGGIRVEAAERKGSLRLITPEESYLRGGEFSASAMVELLRGEVLQALASGFHGFRAAGDLAWAVRAPGCYPELAEYESTLAEFVPALPARGLCMYDLRLFGPEQMDELMRLHRLAVSHPSPSTCSIRLRRHDGFGDVVFAHDHPHRFSYTVRKDHSSAHVSAGHALNLTAALRAIETSLAKS is encoded by the coding sequence ATGCTTTCAGTTCCTCACGTCGCATCGTTTCGCACCGGTGATCACATCTGCTTGTTTTACAGAAATGCCGACGAGCGAGCGGCAACCCTTGTGCCATTTGTGCAGGTAGGGCTGCTGCTCAACGAACGCTGCGTCTGCATTCTCCCGCCTGACGAAGCGCTGGGCTTGAAAGAAGCGCTGGCGCAAGGCGGGATCCGGGTGGAGGCGGCCGAGAGAAAAGGCTCTTTGCGGCTTATTACGCCAGAAGAGAGCTATCTCCGCGGCGGCGAATTCAGCGCCAGCGCGATGGTCGAACTGCTCCGCGGGGAGGTGCTGCAAGCACTCGCGTCGGGCTTCCATGGATTCCGTGCCGCGGGAGACCTCGCCTGGGCGGTCCGCGCCCCTGGCTGCTATCCGGAGCTGGCCGAATATGAATCAACCCTGGCGGAGTTCGTGCCGGCGCTGCCGGCGCGGGGGTTGTGCATGTATGACCTGCGTTTGTTTGGACCGGAGCAAATGGATGAGCTGATGCGATTGCACCGGCTTGCCGTCAGTCACCCTTCACCTTCGACCTGCTCGATTCGATTGCGGCGGCACGATGGTTTTGGTGATGTGGTTTTTGCCCACGACCATCCGCATCGCTTCAGCTACACCGTGCGAAAAGATCATTCCTCGGCACATGTTTCCGCGGGCCACGCATTAAACTTGACCGCCGCCTTGCGGGCCATAGAAACGAGCCTGGCGAAATCCTGA
- the deoC gene encoding deoxyribose-phosphate aldolase: MTAITPSLHVPVDVDSLLRDWRAVARLIDHTLVGPAATRAQLARLCDEAAFYGFASVSVHPALLADAVARLRGSSVKAGAPVGFPFGATLTGAKRDEAAGLVRLGAQELDMVMNVGALKSGERVLVQQDIAAVAHVAHDAGAIVKVILETGLLTIDEKILACELAVAAGADFVKTSTGTFGGPATADDVALMRGVVGDRARVKASGGIRSADGVAAMVRAGADRIGTSASVAIVRELGAPEFAA; the protein is encoded by the coding sequence ATGACTGCGATCACGCCTTCTCTCCACGTCCCTGTAGACGTTGATTCCCTGTTGCGTGACTGGCGGGCCGTGGCCCGCCTGATTGATCACACGCTGGTTGGGCCCGCGGCGACACGGGCGCAGCTTGCGCGGCTGTGCGATGAGGCGGCGTTCTACGGCTTCGCGTCCGTCTCGGTGCATCCCGCGCTGCTGGCGGACGCGGTCGCGCGCCTTCGCGGAAGTTCGGTGAAGGCGGGCGCGCCGGTGGGATTTCCCTTCGGCGCCACGCTGACCGGCGCCAAGCGTGACGAGGCCGCCGGCCTGGTCCGCCTGGGCGCCCAGGAACTCGACATGGTGATGAACGTGGGCGCGCTGAAATCGGGCGAGCGCGTGCTGGTGCAGCAGGACATTGCCGCCGTGGCACACGTGGCCCACGACGCGGGCGCGATTGTGAAGGTCATCCTGGAAACCGGCCTGCTCACCATTGACGAGAAGATTCTCGCCTGCGAACTGGCTGTCGCCGCCGGCGCCGACTTCGTGAAGACCTCTACCGGCACGTTCGGCGGGCCGGCCACCGCCGATGACGTGGCGCTGATGCGCGGTGTGGTGGGCGACCGGGCGAGGGTGAAGGCTTCCGGCGGCATCCGCAGCGCCGACGGCGTGGCGGCCATGGTGCGCGCCGGCGCGGACCGCATTGGGACCAGCGCCTCGGTGGCCATCGTGCGCGAGTTGGGCGCGCCGGAATTTGCGGCGTAG
- a CDS encoding GAF domain-containing protein, which produces MKATAQEARAPGRPLNIEAFLLEVADAVNTTLDLDTLLHRVAELIRTPTGYDVFAILLLNEKTQELRVRFHYGHPDEVAERLRIKVGTGVTGRAAERREAVLVNDVASVPDYIDTGVGVRSELAVPLIVKNRLIGIIDVASRRPRAFTDEHRRLLTVVASRIAVAIENARLYTRVARQAKSLALLFDIGRELTSILDLDHLLKVVADRVAGIIDYQMFSILLVDDARTKLQHRFSLRFNESIQLKHDIPLDRGLVGWAATHKQAVLAPDVTKDARYIPLNPETRSELCVPLVYKGEAIGVLDLEHTRKGFFTEDHVRTISTLAAQVAIAIENARLYERVSREEQRLERDLSMARQLQMHLLPSMAPVLVNAEMAARFAPARAIGGDLYDFIPYSRGRIAIAVGDVSGKGAPAAIYAALVSGFLRSHSPSEPCSPEMLTLINRSLIGRPIEAQFVSMVFAVWSDKSRKIQIANSGLPRPIHCRDGNVTTIEATGLPLGLFPEVSYEPIDMQAKAGDVFVFFSDGPIDAANAKGELFGRAGIIDAVTRTCRRSAEEIADAIFNGAAEHAGGAEAFDDQTIVVLKVL; this is translated from the coding sequence ATGAAAGCCACCGCACAAGAGGCGCGCGCGCCGGGCCGGCCACTCAACATCGAGGCATTCCTGCTCGAAGTGGCCGACGCCGTCAACACCACGCTCGACCTGGACACGCTGCTGCATCGCGTGGCCGAGCTCATTCGCACGCCCACCGGCTACGACGTCTTCGCCATCCTGCTGCTGAACGAAAAGACGCAGGAGCTGCGCGTGCGCTTCCACTACGGCCATCCGGATGAAGTGGCCGAGCGGCTGCGCATCAAGGTGGGGACGGGCGTGACCGGGCGCGCGGCCGAGCGCCGCGAAGCGGTGCTGGTGAACGACGTGGCCTCGGTGCCCGACTACATCGACACCGGCGTGGGCGTGCGCTCCGAGCTGGCCGTGCCACTCATCGTCAAGAACCGGCTCATCGGCATCATTGACGTTGCCTCGCGCCGCCCCCGCGCCTTCACCGACGAGCATCGCCGCCTGCTCACCGTGGTGGCGTCACGCATCGCGGTCGCGATCGAGAATGCGCGGCTCTACACGCGGGTGGCGCGGCAGGCCAAGAGCCTGGCGCTGCTGTTCGATATCGGCCGCGAACTCACGTCCATCCTCGATCTCGACCACCTGCTCAAGGTGGTGGCCGACCGCGTGGCCGGCATCATCGACTACCAGATGTTCTCCATCCTGCTGGTGGATGACGCGCGCACCAAGCTGCAACATCGTTTCTCGCTGCGCTTCAACGAAAGCATCCAGCTCAAGCACGACATTCCGCTCGATCGCGGCCTGGTGGGCTGGGCCGCCACCCACAAGCAGGCCGTGCTGGCGCCCGATGTCACCAAAGACGCGCGCTACATTCCGCTCAATCCCGAGACGCGCTCCGAGCTTTGCGTGCCGCTCGTCTACAAGGGCGAGGCCATCGGCGTGCTGGACCTGGAGCATACGCGCAAAGGGTTCTTCACCGAGGACCACGTGCGCACCATCTCCACGCTGGCCGCCCAAGTCGCCATCGCCATCGAGAACGCGCGGCTGTACGAGCGGGTGTCGCGCGAGGAGCAGCGCCTGGAGCGCGACCTGAGCATGGCGCGTCAGCTGCAGATGCACCTGCTGCCGTCCATGGCGCCGGTGCTGGTCAACGCGGAAATGGCGGCGCGTTTTGCCCCGGCGCGCGCCATCGGCGGCGACCTCTACGACTTCATTCCCTATTCGCGCGGACGAATTGCCATCGCAGTCGGCGACGTGAGCGGCAAAGGCGCGCCGGCGGCCATCTATGCGGCTCTCGTCTCCGGCTTTCTGCGCTCGCACTCGCCCTCCGAGCCTTGTTCGCCGGAGATGCTCACGCTCATCAACCGCTCGCTCATCGGACGGCCCATCGAGGCGCAGTTCGTGTCCATGGTGTTCGCCGTGTGGAGCGATAAGTCGCGCAAAATCCAGATCGCCAACTCCGGCCTGCCGCGCCCCATTCACTGCCGCGACGGGAACGTCACCACCATCGAAGCCACTGGCCTGCCGTTGGGGCTGTTCCCCGAGGTCAGCTACGAGCCCATCGACATGCAGGCCAAGGCCGGCGATGTGTTCGTGTTCTTCAGCGACGGCCCGATTGACGCAGCCAACGCCAAGGGTGAGCTGTTCGGACGGGCCGGCATCATTGATGCCGTAACGCGCACCTGCCGCCGCAGCGCCGAAGAGATTGCCGACGCCATCTTCAACGGCGCCGCCGAGCACGCCGGAGGCGCCGAAGCCTTCGATGACCAGACGATTGTGGTGCTGAAGGTGCTGTAG
- a CDS encoding NAD(+)/NADH kinase: MKNVAIIAKPAKAELETLIPQVVDWLRGHGYGVISDQETAALVPGLRGVSREKLATKKLEFVIVLGGDGTMLAGARAVARADIPILGVNLGSLGFLTEVPRDELFPTLEAVFRGSCKLETRSMVNAQVRRGKKVIGKYDALNDAVVNKTQIARLGDFDVFIDSAFVANYKADGLIVATPTGSTAYSLAAGGPILLPDARAFLLTPVSPHALTNRPLVVRDSSEIAIVVRSAEHHAFLSIDGQEGTPLDDGDRVVCRKSKHAVRLLRLGQRSFFDVLRAKLKWGER; this comes from the coding sequence ATGAAAAACGTCGCCATCATCGCCAAGCCGGCCAAGGCCGAGCTCGAAACGCTGATCCCGCAGGTGGTGGACTGGCTGCGCGGTCATGGCTACGGCGTGATCTCCGACCAGGAGACGGCCGCGCTCGTGCCGGGACTGCGCGGCGTGTCGCGCGAGAAGCTGGCCACCAAGAAGCTGGAGTTCGTGATCGTGCTCGGCGGCGACGGAACGATGCTGGCCGGGGCGCGCGCCGTGGCGCGGGCCGACATCCCCATTCTCGGCGTCAACCTGGGTTCGCTCGGCTTTCTCACCGAGGTGCCGCGTGACGAGCTGTTTCCCACGCTGGAGGCGGTCTTCCGCGGCAGCTGCAAGCTGGAAACGCGTTCCATGGTCAACGCCCAGGTGCGGCGCGGCAAGAAGGTCATCGGCAAGTACGACGCGCTGAACGACGCCGTCGTCAACAAGACCCAGATCGCGCGCCTCGGCGACTTCGACGTCTTCATCGACTCGGCCTTCGTCGCCAACTACAAAGCCGACGGCCTCATCGTGGCGACGCCGACTGGCTCCACCGCGTACTCGCTCGCGGCGGGCGGGCCCATTCTGCTGCCCGACGCGCGGGCCTTCCTGCTCACGCCGGTTTCGCCGCACGCGCTGACCAATCGGCCGCTGGTGGTGCGCGATTCTTCCGAGATCGCCATCGTGGTGCGCAGTGCCGAGCACCACGCCTTCCTCAGCATCGACGGCCAGGAAGGCACGCCGCTGGACGATGGCGACCGCGTCGTCTGCCGCAAGTCGAAGCACGCCGTGCGTCTGCTGCGCCTCGGCCAGCGCAGCTTCTTCGACGTGCTGCGCGCGAAGCTGAAGTGGGGCGAGCGGTAG
- the amrS gene encoding AmmeMemoRadiSam system radical SAM enzyme: MPAAHEARWWETMADGRVHCYLCPRHCHIGDGQTGFCFIRKNEGGRLLQLGYGRPAAIQIDPVEKKPLNHFFPGTRIFSMGTAGCNMGCFFCQNWDISKAKSDQVNAANLAPAQVVEAARRYGTPSLAFTYNEPTIWGEYVIDIAREAHAAGLNTVMVSNGYITREAFFDIYPFIDAANIDLKAFTETFYSKITLTHLRPVLETLRWLRHETNVWFEITNLVIPTLNDGDAEFRELCDWVLTNLGDDVPLHFTAFHPDFKLLDKPRTPPETLHRARAVAMSMGLKYVYEGNIHSDGAHTICPGCRRVVLRRSWHDVLSSDLQVDAAGAGCCRHCGTHIAGVFSRDEAEQRRAARPAMMAAHAAAVAARS, translated from the coding sequence ATGCCCGCCGCTCACGAAGCCCGGTGGTGGGAGACGATGGCCGACGGCCGCGTGCACTGCTATTTGTGCCCCAGGCACTGCCACATCGGCGACGGCCAGACCGGTTTCTGCTTCATCCGCAAGAACGAAGGCGGGCGCCTGCTGCAGCTCGGCTATGGCCGGCCGGCTGCCATCCAGATTGATCCTGTCGAAAAGAAGCCGCTCAACCATTTTTTCCCGGGCACGCGGATTTTTTCCATGGGCACGGCGGGATGCAACATGGGCTGCTTCTTCTGCCAGAACTGGGACATATCGAAGGCCAAGTCCGACCAGGTGAACGCCGCGAACCTGGCGCCGGCGCAGGTGGTGGAGGCTGCCCGGCGCTACGGCACGCCCAGCCTGGCCTTCACCTACAACGAGCCCACCATCTGGGGCGAGTACGTGATTGACATTGCGCGCGAGGCGCACGCCGCCGGGCTGAACACGGTGATGGTATCGAACGGATACATCACGCGCGAGGCGTTCTTCGATATTTATCCGTTCATCGACGCCGCGAACATTGACCTGAAGGCCTTCACCGAGACTTTTTATTCCAAGATCACGCTCACGCATCTGCGGCCGGTGCTGGAGACGCTGCGCTGGCTGCGGCACGAAACCAACGTCTGGTTCGAAATCACCAACCTCGTCATCCCCACGCTGAATGACGGCGACGCCGAGTTCCGCGAGCTGTGCGATTGGGTGCTCACCAACCTGGGCGACGATGTGCCGCTGCACTTCACCGCGTTCCATCCCGACTTCAAGCTGCTCGATAAGCCGCGCACGCCGCCCGAGACGCTGCATCGCGCGCGCGCCGTGGCCATGAGCATGGGACTGAAGTACGTGTACGAGGGCAACATCCATTCTGACGGCGCGCACACCATCTGCCCGGGATGCAGGCGCGTGGTCCTGCGGCGCTCGTGGCACGACGTGCTCTCCAGCGACCTGCAGGTTGACGCCGCCGGCGCGGGCTGCTGCCGCCACTGCGGCACGCACATCGCAGGCGTCTTCAGCCGCGACGAAGCCGAACAGCGCCGCGCAGCGCGCCCGGCCATGATGGCCGCGCACGCCGCGGCGGTCGCCGCGCGCTCGTAA